One Halichoerus grypus chromosome 1, mHalGry1.hap1.1, whole genome shotgun sequence genomic region harbors:
- the LOC118533695 gene encoding olfactory receptor 10H2-like: MATTLGLNHSSMSEFILVGFSTFPPCLLPVFFLLFLLMYLFTLLGNLLIMATVWSERSLHTPMYLFLCALSISEILYTLAITPRLLVDLLSTHRTIAFVACVSQMFFSFTFGFTHSFLLTVMGYDRYVAICHPLRYNVLMSPRGCTCLVAWSWAGGSVIGLVVATAISHLTFCGPNEIQHFLCHVPPLLKLACGTDVPVVALGVGLVCITNLLGCFLLILLSYTLIVVAILKISSAEGRHKTFSTCASHLIVVIVHYGFASIIYLKPKGLHSHESNTLMAITYTILTPFLSPIIFSLRNKELKTAMKKTFLSKLYPSNI; encoded by the coding sequence ATGGCCACCACTCTGGGCCTAAACCACAGCTCCATGTCTGAATTCATCCTCGTGGGCTTCTCCACCTTCCCGCCATGTCTCCTGCCCGTCTTCTTCCTGCTGTTCCTGCTCATGTACCTGTTCACCCTGCTGGGGAACCTGCTCATCATGGCCACTGTGTGGAGCGAGCGCAGCCTGCACACGCCCATGTACCTCTTCCTGTGTGCCCTGTCCATCTCCGAGATCCTCTACACCTTGGCCATCACTCCACGCCTGCTGGTGGACCTGCTCTCCACCCACCGCACCATTGCCTTTGTGGCCTGTGTCAGCCAGATGTTCTTCTCCTTCACATTTGGCTTCACCCACTCCTTCCTGCTCACCGTCATGGGCTACGACCGCTACGTGGCCATCTGCCACCCCCTGCGCTACAATGTGCTCATGAGCCCCCGTGGCTGCACCTGCCTGGTGGCCTGGTCCTgggctggtggctcagtcataggGCTGGTGGTGGCCACAGCCATTTCCCACCTCACCTTCTGTGGACCCAATGAAATCCAGCATTTTTTATGTCATGTACCCCCTCTCTTGAAGCTGGCCTGTGGAACTGATGTACCAGTAGTAGCCCTGGGTGTGGGGCTGGTGTGCATCACCAACTTGTTGGGTtgctttctcctcatcctcctctcctACACCTTAATTGTGGTTGCCATCTTGAAGATCTCCTCTGCTGAGGGCCGGCACAAAACCTTCTCCACCTGTGCGTCCCACCTTATTGTGGTCATTGTGCACTATGGCTTTGCGTCTATCATCTACCTCAAGCCCAAGGGTCTGCACTCCCACGAAAGCAACACCCTGATGGCCATCACCTACACGATCCTCACACCCTTCCTCAGTCCCATCATCTTCAGTCTCAGGAACAAGGAGCTGAAGACTGCCATGAAGAAGACCTTCCTCAGCAAACTCTATCCCTCCAACATCTAA